The Candidatus Hydrogenedentota bacterium genome includes a region encoding these proteins:
- a CDS encoding lytic transglycosylase domain-containing protein — MQHHARITRRVAGSPVRMLLAAAVFFLLAGGGAFQASAQAGPQAAAPRTQVAEHVKPRTLHQFRDKNGTMTFTNRPDKYKQRTDYKEVAIRYERIPLPPAYKPTPAAVPKVITDTTLKEIVSRYSRIYGLDEALVYAVIHAESNFQPNAVSKAGARGLMQLMPGTAAEMGVTDIFDPTQNVAGGTQYLSRMMEIFRDKRLALAAYNAGPENVKKHKGIPPFEETKNYVKIVTAYEAAYAKGGAVPHVRVAGSGRALRPIQTSPAKGAYTVVFHSGLTQPADKVEDKEPYWFIEYANRSYPVRKDLVKSIEKG, encoded by the coding sequence ATGCAACACCATGCACGGATTACACGACGGGTGGCCGGTTCGCCGGTCCGGATGCTCCTCGCCGCCGCGGTGTTTTTCCTGCTGGCGGGTGGGGGGGCTTTTCAGGCGTCCGCACAGGCCGGGCCCCAGGCTGCCGCGCCGCGCACGCAGGTGGCGGAGCATGTGAAACCCCGCACCCTGCACCAGTTCCGGGACAAGAACGGCACCATGACGTTCACGAACCGCCCGGACAAATACAAACAGCGGACAGACTACAAGGAGGTGGCCATCCGCTACGAGCGGATACCCCTGCCGCCCGCGTACAAGCCCACCCCCGCCGCCGTGCCAAAAGTCATCACGGACACCACGCTGAAGGAGATCGTGAGCCGGTATTCCCGGATTTACGGCCTGGACGAGGCGCTGGTCTATGCGGTCATCCACGCCGAGAGCAATTTCCAGCCGAACGCCGTCTCGAAGGCCGGGGCGCGCGGGCTGATGCAGCTCATGCCGGGCACCGCCGCGGAGATGGGCGTGACGGACATCTTCGACCCCACGCAGAATGTCGCCGGGGGCACGCAGTACCTCAGCAGGATGATGGAGATTTTCCGCGACAAGCGCCTGGCGCTGGCCGCGTACAACGCCGGTCCTGAGAATGTGAAAAAACACAAGGGCATCCCGCCGTTCGAGGAGACGAAAAACTACGTCAAAATCGTCACGGCGTACGAGGCGGCCTATGCAAAGGGCGGTGCGGTCCCCCATGTGCGCGTGGCCGGTTCGGGCCGCGCCCTGCGCCCCATTCAGACCTCGCCCGCCAAGGGCGCCTACACGGTGGTCTTCCACAGCGGCCTCACCCAGCCCGCGGACAAGGTGGAGGACAAGGAACCCTACTGGTTCATCGAGTACGCGAACCGGTCCTATCCTGTCCGGAAAGATTTGGTCAAGTCCATCGAGAAGGGGTAA
- a CDS encoding PmoA family protein, producing MRSVILLAAVCSLAVFPAMADLNGKMIQVKAGDTARVAVPVSVDCAEAAPEGPVTVVDSDSGAALPATLADGKLTFVVDKLAAGEDKVFSVKVDPGKAAPRVSLEKKSGEDIVDVTIDGKLFTSYHYGSQWKKPFLWPINTVDGVGVTRDFPMTTESTPRTARDHPHHKSLWSAYGEVKLASAGDEYSDLWAEGGNSGTQKAGEVTWGSGDAYGWIKSENVWVNGADVPLIKESREYRFYATPESGRLLDVKVVFTADLGDVEFKDTKEGGIVAVRMRPDICGPKAAVITNAHGDVGEETAWGKPSPWCDFSGESKEAGWLGITIFDNPGNLRFPGSWHVRNYGLMGANSFGYSYFNEKAYNKGLIPERGDHTIKQGEPLVFNYRVYVHKGDVKEAAVADRYADYATPPEANWK from the coding sequence ATGAGAAGCGTAATCCTGCTGGCCGCCGTGTGCTCCCTGGCGGTCTTTCCCGCCATGGCCGACCTGAACGGCAAGATGATTCAGGTGAAGGCGGGCGACACGGCCCGCGTGGCGGTGCCCGTGTCGGTGGACTGCGCCGAGGCGGCTCCCGAAGGCCCGGTCACCGTGGTGGACAGCGACAGCGGCGCCGCGCTCCCGGCCACGCTGGCGGACGGCAAACTGACTTTTGTGGTGGACAAACTGGCGGCGGGTGAAGACAAGGTCTTCTCGGTGAAGGTGGACCCCGGCAAGGCCGCGCCGAGGGTGTCCTTGGAAAAGAAGTCCGGCGAGGACATCGTGGACGTGACGATTGACGGAAAACTCTTCACCAGCTACCACTACGGCAGCCAGTGGAAAAAGCCGTTCCTGTGGCCCATAAACACCGTGGACGGCGTCGGCGTCACCCGCGATTTTCCCATGACCACCGAGAGCACTCCCCGCACCGCGCGGGACCATCCCCACCACAAGTCCCTGTGGAGCGCCTACGGCGAGGTGAAACTGGCCTCGGCGGGCGATGAATATTCGGACCTGTGGGCCGAGGGCGGCAACTCCGGCACCCAGAAGGCGGGCGAGGTCACCTGGGGTTCGGGCGACGCCTACGGCTGGATCAAGTCTGAAAATGTCTGGGTGAACGGCGCGGATGTCCCCCTCATCAAGGAGTCGAGGGAATACCGGTTCTATGCCACGCCGGAAAGCGGGCGCCTGCTGGATGTGAAGGTGGTCTTCACCGCGGACCTGGGCGATGTGGAGTTCAAGGACACCAAGGAGGGCGGCATTGTTGCCGTGCGCATGCGCCCGGACATCTGCGGCCCGAAGGCGGCGGTCATCACGAACGCCCATGGGGACGTGGGCGAGGAGACGGCCTGGGGCAAACCGTCGCCCTGGTGCGACTTCTCCGGCGAGTCCAAGGAGGCCGGCTGGCTCGGCATCACCATTTTTGACAACCCCGGCAACCTGCGCTTCCCCGGAAGCTGGCACGTGCGGAATTACGGCCTGATGGGCGCGAACAGTTTCGGCTACTCTTACTTCAACGAGAAGGCATACAACAAGGGGCTCATCCCCGAGCGGGGTGACCACACCATCAAACAGGGCGAGCCCCTGGTGTTCAACTACCGGGTCTACGTCCACAAGGGCGATGTGAAAGAGGCGGCTGTCGCGGACCGCTACGCCGATTACGCCACCCCGCCCGAGGCGAACTGGAAATAA
- a CDS encoding DUF1186 domain-containing protein, whose product MKKKMEIQEILKALERYTRVFPREAIEEAVRRRQEITPELLRVLEHTIENAESLARDDEDGSYFAYVYAMYLLAQFRETRAYPLVVQFARLPADTLDSLMSDFITDGLDCVLASVCGGDTALIETLIEDPNADEYARSAGIHALMVLVAAGDRTRDEVMAYFKELFDGRLERLPSNAWNSLVSCATDLYPDELYGRIVRAYEDDLPESGYMSLEEVDEVLALDRQTVLDRLPKGAPVYIQDVIEEMEWWACFNPPKRPKKPKGAKIPERKREQYDSLFLKAVHPNPPKFLWPSIFSPEVKPASWQPEIAASNEPVRPPKIMPNDRCPCGSGKKFKKCCGRLDSPPASIGTIPPHAARRDTMPLPEESAGACSTQGQFVARDPRRDADHIIGKAQNGVACAVAQSPLVYFSTETGDAWLLDMDDHLALCLARGGERLPFRIMETAETFNIEWNADFQIDGDTFTVFDRSGLVKSIPGYPLDMIKQTIRAAGF is encoded by the coding sequence GTGAAAAAAAAGATGGAAATCCAGGAAATTCTCAAGGCGCTTGAACGATACACGAGGGTGTTCCCCCGCGAGGCGATCGAGGAGGCCGTGCGCCGACGCCAGGAAATCACGCCTGAACTGCTGCGTGTTCTCGAACACACCATCGAGAATGCCGAATCCCTGGCCCGAGACGATGAAGACGGGTCGTACTTTGCCTATGTATACGCCATGTACCTGTTGGCGCAGTTTCGCGAGACGCGCGCATACCCCCTGGTGGTTCAATTTGCCCGCCTTCCCGCGGACACACTGGACAGTCTGATGTCGGATTTCATCACCGATGGCCTCGATTGTGTTCTGGCCTCTGTCTGTGGCGGAGACACGGCTTTGATCGAAACGCTGATCGAAGACCCAAACGCCGATGAATATGCCCGGAGCGCGGGCATCCATGCGCTGATGGTGCTGGTGGCTGCGGGCGACAGGACGCGCGATGAAGTCATGGCATATTTTAAGGAATTGTTCGACGGCCGGCTCGAACGCCTGCCTTCCAATGCATGGAATTCGCTGGTCTCCTGCGCCACCGACCTGTACCCGGACGAGCTCTATGGCCGGATTGTGAGGGCATACGAGGACGATCTCCCTGAATCCGGTTACATGTCGTTGGAGGAGGTTGACGAGGTGCTGGCGCTGGACCGTCAAACCGTTCTTGACAGGCTGCCCAAAGGCGCGCCGGTTTACATCCAGGATGTTATCGAGGAAATGGAGTGGTGGGCATGCTTCAACCCGCCCAAGCGCCCCAAAAAACCAAAAGGTGCGAAAATACCGGAGCGGAAGCGTGAGCAATATGACAGCCTTTTCTTGAAGGCGGTGCATCCGAACCCGCCGAAATTTTTGTGGCCCTCCATTTTTTCCCCGGAAGTCAAACCGGCTTCATGGCAGCCGGAAATTGCGGCGTCCAATGAGCCCGTTCGCCCGCCAAAGATTATGCCGAATGACCGGTGCCCATGCGGCAGCGGCAAGAAGTTCAAGAAGTGCTGTGGCCGGCTCGACAGTCCACCCGCCTCTATTGGAACTATTCCGCCGCATGCCGCCAGACGCGACACGATGCCGCTTCCCGAAGAGTCTGCCGGGGCATGCTCGACACAGGGGCAGTTCGTCGCGCGTGATCCCCGGCGCGACGCCGATCACATCATTGGAAAAGCGCAAAATGGCGTCGCCTGCGCCGTTGCCCAGAGCCCCCTGGTCTACTTCTCGACGGAAACGGGCGATGCCTGGCTGCTCGACATGGACGACCACCTGGCACTCTGTCTTGCCAGGGGCGGTGAACGCCTGCCTTTCCGAATCATGGAAACAGCCGAAACTTTTAATATCGAGTGGAACGCGGACTTTCAAATTGACGGTGACACGTTCACCGTGTTTGACCGCTCAGGCCTGGTGAAGAGCATTCCCGGATATCCGCTGGATATGATTAAACAAACGATTCGAGCCGCCGGTTTCTGA
- a CDS encoding NIPSNAP family protein → MENALRFVSVALLVGLLPACAAMAQDAKSDDRHYELRIYYAAPGKLEALQARFREHALALLEKHGFTNIGYWTPVENPDDRLLYIIASPSREAHENAWKTFAADPEWAEVVKATEANGKLVAKVESIHLKATDFSPVIAPSGGDPARCFELRTYDAAPGKLDALLSRFRDHTVALFTKHGMGHIGYWTETEAGTNRLIYILAHKSRESAAESFKNFREDPDWIAAKTDSEKDGSLTAKVESLFMTPLDFSPIK, encoded by the coding sequence ATGGAAAACGCGCTCCGGTTTGTGTCCGTTGCCTTACTTGTTGGTCTTTTGCCCGCATGCGCGGCAATGGCCCAGGACGCCAAGTCTGACGACCGGCATTACGAACTGCGCATTTATTACGCGGCGCCGGGCAAACTTGAGGCGCTTCAGGCCAGGTTCCGCGAGCATGCCCTGGCCCTGCTTGAGAAGCACGGTTTCACCAACATCGGCTACTGGACGCCTGTGGAGAATCCCGACGACCGGCTCCTTTACATTATCGCGAGTCCAAGCCGTGAAGCCCATGAAAACGCATGGAAGACTTTCGCCGCCGACCCCGAATGGGCGGAGGTGGTCAAGGCCACGGAGGCCAATGGGAAGCTCGTGGCGAAAGTGGAGTCCATTCACTTGAAAGCAACGGACTTCTCCCCCGTCATCGCGCCGTCCGGCGGCGACCCGGCGCGCTGTTTTGAACTGCGCACCTACGACGCCGCGCCGGGCAAGCTGGACGCACTGCTGTCGCGTTTCCGCGACCACACGGTCGCCCTGTTCACCAAACACGGGATGGGGCACATCGGCTACTGGACAGAGACCGAAGCCGGGACAAACCGGCTGATCTATATACTCGCACACAAAAGCAGGGAGTCCGCCGCCGAGTCCTTCAAGAACTTCCGTGAAGACCCCGACTGGATTGCGGCCAAGACCGACTCGGAGAAGGACGGCAGCCTGACCGCGAAAGTCGAGTCGCTGTTCATGACCCCACTGGACTTCTCGCCCATCAAATAG